Part of the Hevea brasiliensis isolate MT/VB/25A 57/8 chromosome 16, ASM3005281v1, whole genome shotgun sequence genome is shown below.
ATGTCAAAAGCAGATATGACATTTTTCTTACGAATGTGTTAGATTGTGGGCATGTCAGGGATACTAAGATTTCGAATGTATAATGTTAATGCACTGGTCTGACGTATAATATGAACGATGGCGGGGAGTAAACGATCAAATTTTTCTTTATGTACATTGATTTCATTAGAATGCTTTGTCAAGATATCTACCTGAATCAACTTTAAGCTTGAGAAAACTAGAATTTGAATGCTTGTAATTGAAAGATTGCTTGTACATGAAAGAGTAAAGGCTATGCTTGAAACGTAAATGTTGTTCATGGCTTATTGCTTTGAAAATAAATCCGTGCAGAGAAAGTAAAATTTGCTCTTGATTGAAAGAGTAAATTGATTGCTGAGAAAGTATAAATATGTctaagaaatataaataaaaattttgacaaattaaatgattgatttgcCTGAAAAAGTAGACGTTTGCAAAAGAATGGTAATCTGagcttgcaaaaaaaaaaaattaagaggcTTATTGTTGAAAAGTAAATCTTAAAATCAGAAGTTCTAataccataaaaaaaaaaaaaactcactaTAAGAATATAAATTTGTAAACAAGgcctaaaaaaattttaatattaattaaaaattttacatcCATATTGTTTCcactataatttaattttattattttaaatttaaattaattaaataaattttagatataaaattaaattatccaATTAAAATAGGATAGCTCATTGTTCAAACTGATAGAATACCAATAATCAGATTGTAATAATTATCTAAAGCAGGAAGCAATTAAAGTGATCAGTTGAATTAAGAAAAACAATTATAGAGATAGTGAGCAAGTAAACAAACACAATCAACAAGCCAAcatacagtttttttttttttttttttttttttctttttttacatTTCAAcagcttttctttttttttttttttcatttcagtcttattattttcatttcaagCAAGTAATTTACAATTCTTCTACAAACATTTCAATTCTTGTAATCAAAATCTTTAGCTTTCAATGCAATTTTTCAGTTCTTCTACACATATTTCAGTTCTGACAAATCagcttttaattttcaattttataattGCTTGCACTTATTTACTTTTCAGGAGATTAAAGAAAgtaatttttagaaaaatatcattttaggaatgtcaaataatttataattacatatgtgaatattaaatattaaatttattcataatatatatatatatatatatatatatatatatatagtatgattgtttaattaataaaaataaaaaatagaccGTGACAAACGGAGTGGTCTTCACTGTGGTTTGAATGGAAGATGGCCCACCATCTTTTATCGGTTAAGAAGATGCTTCACTTGTTGTCAAAAATGCTGGCGGAAAAATGTTCAGGATAGAAGTATTTAGTATgtgttataattattaataacttgaaagtatagatttttttttatatttttcctttatattttttaaaactaatatataataattacagAAACgtgtaaaataataataataatatatgaattcacattaatttgattaaaacaatgaattatcataaaaatattattaaaatttttaaatttatattttaaaaaataattccaTTAATTTAATATCTTTTCATAGCCCATATGTTGCAGGTTCATATTTTCCACACGGCTTGCCGATAATATGGAAGTCTACCAAAAAAAAAGGGCATGGAGTCTACAAATCTTGCCAAAGACTTGACTTATGCTGAATGATAAATCTAGAAAGGCAAGTGAAAAGTCTCACATCGCTTAAATATTTGATGTCTATTAAATTTATACATCTTTGAAAATCttataatttataagttaatttttgaATTAGACCTAAAGATTAACTGTAGTATCAAATCCTTGATTGTGGGAGAGGATGAAACGCATGTGAAAAGTCCAATATTGCTCGAATATCTGATGCCCATTAAACTTTTATGCcccttaaaaacttttaattcaaAATTAGCTTTTGAGTTGTACTCCTGTCGTATCATATTTGTTAAGTTCTAAAAAAGAGAAttgcatattttattatatataaatattaagataaaaaatattttaaaattatttatgatataaaaaatttttaataccataaaaaatataattaaaatagaaTTGTTAGCTTAAATACatttttagaattaaaattaatCATTAGAAAATTATATCAATATTTTGCACTATTAATTTCTTTTCAGATTTTAATCTCATGGCTAATCAGcctatgaaataaattataataaataaataaataaattataaatattaattttaattattttaatttaaatcttaattgatataaattcatataaatttagaaatatatattaagcacaataaatataaatttagaaaTATATTAAGGATAGtcatatttcatttttttagtaatataaatttatatttatttagaatatataaaagattattagtctacattttttaaaaaaaataaaaaatataattccataaatttattttatttaaaattatttcttcCTAATTAAAAAAGCTAACAAATTTAAGTTTTTTAAAGTTAAAAAGATAAGACTTATAATAGAGAaagaatttatttttctttgtttttcttataataaataattaaattttagaaaaaataaaaCTGTTTCTCCCAGTCCTTGTAGGTATAGAATTTGGTGATCGGTAACTTCTTAGAAACTCTTTACTTTCAACCAAAGCACATCCAGTCTTCTATATCTATGACTTTTAaacttcttacttctttttagcgtataattgatttttttaaataatattttaatttaattatatttttaacataATATATAAAGCTTATACTACGTCATTTAAATGACGTGATGGCGTATACACAACGAAAGGGCACACAAGTCAAGTCTCGTTAATGTATACACAGTGAGCTAAAGGCTATATACATGTGTGTGTACATTGGAGTTTTGAAAATGCAGAGAGAAAAACCTATGGCAACATTCACTTTGGAGAGTCTACCCTTCCTCGTTTCCCTTGTTCTTTTCTTTCTGTTGCATATTTTGTTGCACGTTGCTTCTGACTCTGCTGAAGAGGCAAATTCTCTCATCAAATGGGCAGCCACTCTTCAAAACCAACAGCGCAACCTATCTTCATGGCCGCTACTTCCTGCAAATGCCACCAATTCCAAGCCAAAAACAAGCCCATGCACTTGGCTTGGAATTTATTGTAACCGTGGAGGAAGGGTTGTTGGATTAAACCTGACCAATGCAGGTTTAAATGGTAAGCTCCATGACCTCTCTTTCTCATCCTTTCCTTCTGTTGAATTTATTGATTTCAGTGTGAATGGTCTTTTTGGTACCATCCCACTTGAAATCACTCAGCTTTCCAAACTCAAGTATCTTGATTTATCGCATAATCAGTTGTCAGGGGTACTCCCACCTGGGATTGGCCTCCTAACAAAGCTTGAAATCCTGCACATTGCTGAAAATCAATTAAATGGTTCAATTCCTGAAGAAATAGGACAGTTAAGTTCCCTTACTGAACTTTTCTTGTATACCAACTATCTAGACGGTCATATTCCTATTTCACTATGTAATTTGACCAAGATGGTTGCATTACACCTCTATGATAATCAATTTTCTGGTACTATTCCATCAGAAATGGGAAACCTCGCCAATTTAATTGAACTTTTCATGGATACCAACAACATAGAAGGTTCTATCCCTTTCACTCTTGGGAACTTGACAAAGCTAACTAGCTTGTTCATTTACCAAAATCAACTTTCTGGTTCTATTCCTCCCGAAATTGGAAACTTGAAGTCCCTCAACTGGCTAAGCCTTTTTGGAAACTATCTTTCTGGCCCAATTCCAAGGTCATTAGGTGGTCTGACAAGCCTCACCCTACTTCATCTTTACGAAAATCAACTCTCCGGCTCCATTCCTAAAGAGTTGGGAAACTTGACGTCCATTGTTGATCTAGAGTTGGGTGTAAATCAACTTAATGGTTTTGTTCCTTTTTCCTTTGGTAATTTAGGcgagttaaaaattttaaatctcCGTGATAATGGACTTTCTGGTCGAATTCCTGAGCAGATATCAAATCTCACAAAGTTGTCCTTTCTTCAACTACAGAACAATCAGTTGACTGGTTTGTTGCCCCAAAACATTTGTCAAAATAAAATGCTTGAAAACATTAGTGTCAGTGACAACCATCTTGAAGGCCCAATCCCCAAAAGTTTCAAAGACTGTAAAAGTTTAATGAGAGTTCGCCTTGATGGAAATCATTTAACTGGAAATATATCTGAAGATTTTGGTGTCTATCCAAACCTTCAATTTATGGATCTAAGCCACAATAAATTTTATGGTGAAATATCAACCAACTGGGGAAGGTGTCCCAATTTGACCGCACTATGGATCGCAAACAGCAATATTACCGGTACCATCCCACGGGAGATCGGAAATGCTGCTCAGCTAAAATCACTTGATCTTTCTTCCAACCAACTGTTTGGGAGGATTCCTAAGGAATTGGGAAAGTTGACTTCTATGTTAAAGGTGAATTTAAGTGACAATCATCTCTCAGGTGGTATACCTTCCGAATTTGGATTGTTAACGGATCTTGAGTATCTAGACCTGTCTGCAAATGGACTAAACCAATCGATTCCAGAAACCATTGGAAACTTAGCTAAACTGATCTACTTGAATTTGAGCAATAATGAGTTTAGCCAAGAAATTCCAATTCAATTGGGGAAGTTGTTTCAGCTGTCAGAGTTGGATTTAAGTTGGAACTTTCTCAAAGGAGAGATTCCGTCACAATTGAGCGGTTTAGAAAGCTTAGAAACATTGAATCTCTCCCATAATAATTTGTATGGTTCTATTCCAGATAGTTTCAAAGAGATGCATGGTTTGTTATCAATCGATATGTCCTACAACAAATTGGAAGGTCCCATTCCTTCCAACAAAGCATTTCAGAATGCTTCCATAGAAGCATTTCAGGGGAACAAAGGGTTGTGTGGGAATGTCCCAGGACTGCAACCATGCAATTTTTGGTCCAACAAACGTACATCTAAAAGGAGCCATAAGATGTTGTTTCTAAtaattttcctccctctttgcgGAGTGTTTTTCGGTTGCTTGGGAGTTTTCTTCTT
Proteins encoded:
- the LOC110670748 gene encoding MDIS1-interacting receptor like kinase 2, with protein sequence MCVYIGVLKMQREKPMATFTLESLPFLVSLVLFFLLHILLHVASDSAEEANSLIKWAATLQNQQRNLSSWPLLPANATNSKPKTSPCTWLGIYCNRGGRVVGLNLTNAGLNGKLHDLSFSSFPSVEFIDFSVNGLFGTIPLEITQLSKLKYLDLSHNQLSGVLPPGIGLLTKLEILHIAENQLNGSIPEEIGQLSSLTELFLYTNYLDGHIPISLCNLTKMVALHLYDNQFSGTIPSEMGNLANLIELFMDTNNIEGSIPFTLGNLTKLTSLFIYQNQLSGSIPPEIGNLKSLNWLSLFGNYLSGPIPRSLGGLTSLTLLHLYENQLSGSIPKELGNLTSIVDLELGVNQLNGFVPFSFGNLGELKILNLRDNGLSGRIPEQISNLTKLSFLQLQNNQLTGLLPQNICQNKMLENISVSDNHLEGPIPKSFKDCKSLMRVRLDGNHLTGNISEDFGVYPNLQFMDLSHNKFYGEISTNWGRCPNLTALWIANSNITGTIPREIGNAAQLKSLDLSSNQLFGRIPKELGKLTSMLKVNLSDNHLSGGIPSEFGLLTDLEYLDLSANGLNQSIPETIGNLAKLIYLNLSNNEFSQEIPIQLGKLFQLSELDLSWNFLKGEIPSQLSGLESLETLNLSHNNLYGSIPDSFKEMHGLLSIDMSYNKLEGPIPSNKAFQNASIEAFQGNKGLCGNVPGLQPCNFWSNKRTSKRSHKMLFLIIFLPLCGVFFGCLGVFFFLQKRKDPKAEQSDQEDDESFLISSSFGRIMHDEIIKATDGFDASYCIGKGGYGSVYKTSLPSGSVVAVKKLHSFHDSERTGQEEYMNEIRASTEIRHLNIVKLYGVFLSAIYSFLVYEYLNGVNLATILKNDKEAKELDWSKRVNIIKGVANALFYMHHNCSPPIVHGDITSKNILLDSEYEAHVTDIGTAKLLNNDSSHWTAPSGTHNHLAPELSYTTKVSEKCDVYSFGLVVLEVVKGKHPGEIFFSMSSPSSQMPLLEDILDQRLPTPSPQVQEELMTIVKVATTCLHSNPQFRPTMHMISEILEA